Proteins from a single region of Candidatus Woesearchaeota archaeon:
- a CDS encoding LamG domain-containing protein: MARIQIFGLIVLFLSLFAHISIAAPVINYENPTPSHNSYTNTNQTFQINISLIESALGQLIYNWNATQPTTYEYYSHSLLLMLNLNNRSTLSENTTYIHDASIHNLTSVSSGIINYTNAGRYASALDLDGVDDKINISNSINLTGRNLTASFWMKRDTVKSCGGIVGKGDFTTSKGFAIYEGQGCGGSLGQLKFLIGNGSTFDAIYSRTALTNNQWYHVTFRFDGNFSIFIDGVIENNTATSVSRIADDPSSFYLGVTSWNGAQFYDGIVDDVRIWNRSLTNQEIYQEFTSNFERFNQTQWYLFINQSKNATNELTNGTYLYTFNAYNNLNALGSLETRVIHIGGDPALVPEWNDIAILMIMVIVVSGFFYQKKQENAK; the protein is encoded by the coding sequence ATGGCACGCATACAAATTTTTGGGTTAATAGTATTATTCCTATCTCTCTTTGCCCATATTTCTATTGCAGCACCAGTAATCAATTACGAGAACCCCACTCCTTCCCATAACAGTTACACTAACACCAACCAGACATTCCAAATTAACATTTCACTTATCGAATCTGCTCTTGGTCAACTTATTTATAATTGGAATGCCACACAACCTACTACCTATGAGTATTACAGTCATTCCTTACTTCTCATGCTTAATTTGAATAATCGCAGCACATTAAGTGAAAACACAACGTATATTCATGACGCGAGTATCCACAATCTCACATCTGTCTCATCAGGCATTATCAATTACACTAACGCTGGACGGTACGCAAGTGCTCTCGATCTTGACGGTGTTGATGACAAAATCAACATTTCAAATTCAATTAATCTTACAGGACGCAATCTTACTGCATCTTTTTGGATGAAACGCGACACTGTTAAAAGTTGTGGGGGCATCGTGGGAAAAGGTGATTTCACGACTTCAAAAGGATTTGCCATTTATGAAGGTCAAGGCTGTGGCGGTTCACTAGGTCAATTAAAATTTCTCATAGGCAATGGGAGTACATTTGATGCTATCTATAGTCGTACTGCCTTAACAAATAATCAATGGTATCATGTCACATTTCGTTTTGATGGAAATTTCTCGATCTTTATCGATGGGGTTATTGAGAATAACACTGCCACTTCTGTAAGCAGAATAGCTGATGATCCTTCCTCATTCTACCTTGGTGTTACTAGCTGGAATGGTGCTCAATTTTATGATGGGATTGTTGACGACGTCCGTATTTGGAATCGTAGTCTTACTAATCAAGAGATCTATCAAGAATTTACTTCAAATTTTGAACGGTTCAATCAAACACAATGGTATCTTTTCATTAATCAATCAAAGAATGCTACAAATGAACTAACAAATGGGACATATCTCTACACTTTTAACGCCTACAACAATCTAAATGCACTCGGCTCACTCGAAACACGAGTGATCCATATTGGTGGTGATCCTGCGCTTGTGCCAGAATGGAATGATATTGCAATATTGATGATTATGGTCATCGTCGTGAGTGGATTTTTCTATCAGAAAAAACAGGAGAATGCAAAATAA
- the pepE gene encoding dipeptidase PepE gives MDKQLLLISNSKVPGGTYFGHAADEIRSLLGDRKTITFIPYARPGGISHDAYTAALAPTFAKLGYELQCIDRDNAIEDIQRAEALMVGGGNTWKLLKELKDKQLIMPIRERVLNDGMPYIGSSAGSNVAGSSIGNTNDMPAADCYWRVAMQLVEFNVNPHYQDTVTLTSEQREAVLAIAPQLAMLLDHQGETREQRINEYHALENTQTVVALREGSMLRVSGNTVYLRGLTNARIFRPGKEAIECSPGDCLDSLLR, from the coding sequence ATGGATAAACAATTACTCTTAATTAGCAATAGCAAAGTTCCAGGTGGAACATACTTTGGTCATGCTGCAGACGAGATTAGATCACTTTTGGGCGATAGAAAAACGATCACATTTATTCCGTACGCAAGACCAGGAGGAATAAGTCATGACGCTTATACTGCGGCACTTGCACCAACTTTTGCAAAATTAGGATATGAGTTGCAATGCATTGATAGGGATAATGCCATAGAAGATATTCAAAGAGCAGAAGCACTCATGGTGGGGGGAGGAAACACTTGGAAACTTCTTAAAGAACTCAAAGATAAACAACTTATTATGCCCATTCGAGAAAGAGTTCTAAACGATGGAATGCCATATATTGGTTCTTCAGCAGGTTCAAATGTTGCAGGATCGAGCATTGGTAACACGAATGATATGCCAGCAGCAGACTGTTATTGGCGCGTTGCCATGCAACTCGTTGAGTTCAATGTGAATCCCCATTATCAAGATACAGTAACACTAACATCAGAACAACGAGAAGCTGTTCTTGCTATAGCCCCACAACTTGCAATGCTTTTAGATCATCAAGGAGAAACTCGAGAACAAAGAATTAATGAGTATCATGCTTTGGAAAATACACAAACAGTTGTAGCTCTCCGCGAAGGATCGATGCTTCGTGTTAGTGGGAACACAGTTTATTTGCGTGGTTTAACAAACGCAAGAATATTTAGACCAGGAAAAGAAGCAATAGAATGCTCGCCAGGAGACTGCTTAGATTCTCTTTTACGTTGA
- a CDS encoding cation-transporting P-type ATPase, with translation MQQHGLSTQEAKKRITTAGLNEIQEFSKTTTLRILLRQIQGNFILYLLFCALIISFIVGKFTTAYTIAGVIVMVISVGFIQEYRADKAIKALRKMILPLSIVIRDGRQQQISSLQIVPGDILILRNGEKIPADCIVLEEKDLSIDESILTGESREIRKNPAKSTTNYNETNILFMGSFIMNGKGVAQVIHTGMNTRFGKIASMISTAQKELPLQEKVNTIAKYMAVVAIIVSVLTGILMVVQATSFSQEFFINVLILMIALSVSAFPEGFPVVLITALAAGAHSMAKKNVIINRMSIIETLGETTVICSDKTGTITKGEMTVRKVMVDDSIIDVTGVGYESIGHFYHGKKKIEVEPKSSLDLLIKTAVICNDSTIERTNENGTNTYRPIGNSTEAALLIMAAKAGKHKEDLEFTRIEEIPFNSEKKFMSILTRFEGSTTVFLKGAPEVILSKCTQIQMGNALVPLTLAQKKKILGHNLSLTSQTLRTLAFAYKKQSSTSKQCSQEDLVFIGLVGMEDAPREGVKEAIYSCIKAGIKVKIITGDNKETALAIAKQIGLKGKVVEGNDLDTITDNELRKMINSVVIFARVKPEHKLRIVKALKANGEIVTMTGDGVNDAPALKEAHIGVAMGKNGTDVSREAADMILKDDNFVSIVTAIKEGRTIFKNIQKFVAYQLSCSLAELAILFFGVLFSSILGWQIPLLLALQILFMNLITDNLPAVTLGFNPSSAEVMNEQPRRKVPLLTKNVILLLLFNGALLTLFVLLSYYLAFNVFHQSVEYAQTTALVTLVLLEIVAAFNFRSFHKGVLTRSPFTNIYLFYASVISLLATFAILYTSLNVVFEVIPLPLAGWEIAIGFSLALIILFDVLKLMNNRIHFFDIESR, from the coding sequence ATGCAACAACACGGTCTTAGTACTCAAGAAGCAAAAAAAAGAATAACTACAGCGGGTCTTAATGAAATTCAGGAATTTTCTAAAACCACAACTCTACGCATTTTGCTAAGGCAAATACAAGGCAACTTTATTCTGTATCTTCTCTTTTGCGCGCTCATCATCTCTTTTATCGTTGGCAAATTTACTACGGCATATACTATTGCCGGAGTCATTGTCATGGTCATTTCTGTGGGGTTTATTCAAGAGTATCGGGCTGACAAAGCAATCAAAGCCTTGCGCAAAATGATTTTGCCTCTTTCAATTGTTATACGTGATGGGCGCCAACAGCAGATCTCTTCTCTTCAAATTGTGCCAGGGGACATACTCATTTTAAGAAATGGTGAAAAGATCCCTGCGGATTGTATTGTTCTTGAAGAAAAAGACTTGAGTATTGATGAATCTATTTTAACAGGAGAATCAAGGGAAATTCGGAAAAACCCCGCAAAAAGCACGACGAATTATAATGAAACTAACATTCTATTTATGGGCTCATTCATCATGAATGGAAAAGGTGTGGCGCAGGTTATTCATACCGGAATGAATACACGTTTTGGCAAAATTGCCAGCATGATCTCAACAGCTCAAAAAGAACTGCCGCTTCAAGAGAAAGTGAATACTATCGCTAAGTATATGGCGGTTGTTGCGATTATTGTTTCAGTGCTTACGGGCATTCTCATGGTTGTCCAAGCAACTTCCTTTTCTCAAGAATTTTTTATTAATGTGCTTATTCTTATGATCGCATTATCTGTTTCTGCTTTTCCCGAAGGATTTCCTGTGGTGCTTATTACTGCGCTTGCTGCAGGAGCGCATTCCATGGCGAAAAAAAATGTAATTATTAATCGTATGTCTATCATTGAGACTCTTGGTGAAACAACAGTAATTTGTTCGGATAAAACAGGAACGATTACCAAAGGCGAAATGACAGTGAGAAAAGTTATGGTTGATGATTCTATTATTGATGTTACGGGTGTAGGGTATGAATCCATTGGACATTTCTATCACGGAAAAAAGAAGATTGAGGTAGAACCAAAGTCATCTCTTGATCTATTAATAAAAACCGCTGTGATTTGTAATGATTCTACAATAGAAAGAACTAATGAAAATGGAACAAATACCTACCGTCCCATTGGTAACTCTACTGAAGCCGCTTTATTAATTATGGCTGCGAAAGCTGGCAAACATAAAGAAGATTTAGAGTTTACTCGCATTGAAGAAATTCCATTTAACTCTGAAAAAAAATTTATGTCTATATTAACGAGATTTGAAGGAAGTACAACTGTTTTTCTTAAAGGCGCTCCCGAAGTTATACTTTCAAAGTGCACGCAAATACAAATGGGCAATGCGCTGGTTCCATTAACGTTAGCGCAAAAAAAGAAAATCCTAGGACACAACCTGTCCCTAACCTCTCAAACTCTGCGCACGTTAGCATTTGCCTACAAAAAACAATCTTCCACATCCAAACAATGTTCACAAGAAGATCTTGTATTTATCGGTTTAGTGGGAATGGAAGATGCCCCTCGCGAAGGAGTCAAAGAAGCGATTTATTCTTGTATTAAAGCAGGGATCAAAGTAAAAATAATTACCGGAGATAATAAAGAAACTGCGCTCGCCATTGCCAAACAAATTGGTCTTAAAGGCAAAGTTGTTGAAGGCAACGATCTCGACACCATTACGGATAACGAATTAAGAAAGATGATTAATTCAGTGGTTATTTTTGCAAGAGTAAAACCAGAACATAAATTGCGTATTGTCAAAGCGCTCAAAGCCAATGGGGAAATTGTTACTATGACCGGTGATGGCGTTAATGACGCGCCAGCATTAAAAGAAGCTCACATTGGTGTTGCTATGGGAAAAAATGGGACGGATGTTTCTCGTGAAGCTGCCGATATGATTCTCAAAGATGATAACTTTGTGAGTATCGTCACAGCAATTAAAGAAGGCAGAACCATCTTTAAAAATATTCAAAAATTTGTAGCCTATCAGCTTTCTTGCAGTTTAGCAGAGTTAGCAATTCTGTTCTTTGGAGTTTTATTTTCTTCCATATTAGGGTGGCAAATTCCTCTTCTTCTTGCTCTGCAGATTTTATTTATGAATCTTATAACCGATAATCTTCCCGCCGTGACCCTGGGATTTAATCCGTCTTCTGCTGAGGTGATGAATGAACAACCTCGCCGAAAAGTTCCACTTCTCACAAAAAATGTAATCCTATTGCTGCTTTTTAATGGTGCTCTCTTAACATTGTTTGTCTTATTATCCTATTACTTGGCATTTAACGTCTTTCATCAAAGCGTGGAATATGCCCAAACTACCGCATTAGTTACCTTAGTACTCTTAGAAATCGTTGCTGCATTTAATTTTAGATCGTTTCACAAAGGTGTCTTAACTCGATCTCCATTTACTAATATCTATCTTTTTTATGCTTCCGTTATCTCTTTGCTTGCCACTTTTGCAATATTATACACTTCTTTAAATGTCGTCTTTGAAGTTATACCACTTCCATTAGCAGGCTGGGAAATTGCTATTGGCTTTTCCCTTGCGTTGATTATTCTCTTTGACGTGTTAAAATTAATGAATAATCGCATTCATTTCTTTGATATAGAAAGTCGTTAA
- a CDS encoding PIN domain-containing protein, protein MLRVLFDTNIYGNLLEEPDADEIEQRIQDEKDFVVYHFPLIRQEIRNIPRITKSSRKARISLLEMYDHITKGHYVRNSIEITRLAKKYYDHYRNLGGTYGWDTNIRIDFIIVACASFYELDIVYSNDQRTMLSKDSLKSYHHINLNENRPTPHFLKYDNLLRKFRDKN, encoded by the coding sequence ATGCTAAGAGTATTATTTGATACTAACATCTATGGTAACCTATTGGAAGAGCCAGATGCAGATGAGATTGAGCAACGAATCCAAGACGAAAAAGATTTTGTTGTTTATCACTTCCCTCTAATTCGACAAGAGATTAGAAATATTCCTAGAATTACAAAATCAAGCAGAAAAGCGCGAATCTCTCTTTTGGAGATGTATGATCACATAACAAAAGGCCACTACGTGAGAAATTCTATTGAAATTACGCGTTTAGCGAAGAAATATTATGACCATTACCGTAATCTTGGTGGTACGTACGGGTGGGACACTAACATCCGAATTGACTTTATCATCGTTGCTTGTGCAAGCTTCTACGAATTGGATATAGTGTATTCCAACGACCAAAGAACTATGCTTAGTAAAGATTCACTAAAATCCTATCATCATATTAATCTTAATGAGAACAGACCAACGCCACACTTTCTCAAATATGATAATTTACTTAGGAAGTTTAGAGATAAAAACTAA
- a CDS encoding DUF2238 domain-containing protein encodes MNLPKHARLPLIFLTILLLIFAVTLYNPPAGRTNWVLEVIWSVIGIIILFTTYKRFPFSHWVYWCVFLHSLVLVYGGYYTYANTPLGNWAMAAFDLSRNHYDRIGHFAFGFFILFTVREIYIRKKLIKTGGWQIFTFIAIVVGLAAFWELIEWWAVLASSSDVGTNFLGAQGDIWDAHWDMFLALIGAAVALCLSKWHDKSMRSVPST; translated from the coding sequence ATGAATTTACCCAAACACGCACGTCTTCCCCTCATTTTTCTCACAATCCTTCTCCTCATTTTCGCCGTAACACTCTATAATCCTCCAGCTGGTAGAACCAACTGGGTTTTAGAAGTAATCTGGTCTGTTATTGGCATTATTATACTCTTTACCACCTACAAACGCTTTCCATTTTCTCACTGGGTGTATTGGTGCGTATTCTTGCACAGCCTCGTTCTCGTCTATGGCGGTTACTACACGTATGCCAACACGCCATTGGGTAACTGGGCGATGGCTGCCTTTGATCTGTCACGTAATCATTATGATCGCATTGGTCATTTTGCCTTTGGTTTCTTTATTTTATTCACTGTGCGAGAAATCTACATACGAAAAAAACTTATCAAAACAGGTGGCTGGCAAATCTTTACTTTTATTGCCATCGTGGTTGGTCTTGCTGCATTCTGGGAATTAATTGAATGGTGGGCAGTCTTAGCTTCTTCATCAGATGTTGGAACAAACTTTCTTGGGGCGCAAGGAGATATCTGGGACGCCCATTGGGACATGTTCTTAGCACTCATTGGTGCAGCAGTAGCATTATGTCTAAGTAAATGGCATGATAAAAGTATGCGCAGTGTACCCTCAACGTAA
- a CDS encoding 50S ribosomal protein L21e (mediates an interaction between 5S and domains II and V of 23S): MVKRIGSAMRKTRYKFRRHYRTRGKIGLSHYFNTFVQGDKVNLIINSSVVTGRFYPRFHGLTGTVTGVMKGSCYEVIIHDKNKQKTLYVHPIHLRK, from the coding sequence ATGGTAAAACGTATCGGTTCTGCAATGCGTAAAACGCGTTATAAATTCCGCCGCCATTATCGTACTCGCGGTAAAATTGGTTTAAGTCACTATTTCAATACTTTTGTTCAAGGGGATAAAGTTAATCTCATTATTAATTCAAGTGTTGTGACAGGTCGTTTCTATCCACGGTTTCACGGATTGACTGGCACAGTAACTGGAGTTATGAAAGGATCTTGTTATGAGGTTATTATTCACGACAAGAACAAACAAAAAACACTTTACGTACATCCAATTCATCTTCGCAAATAA
- a CDS encoding DUF655 domain-containing protein: MEQQEQKNIKEDQAIVLDFLPHGYPFEQAALKTPIIQALGTNHLSLLELIPKRDIFVQPHQAVYIGEGKREEIHHIKGRISLDKLTSTAREELHHAVEKMVSDNEQRFIEFFNKAQPLSMRMHQLELLPGLGKKHMWEILEARKAKPFEGFADLKDRVKLLPDPKQTVVKRILLEIEGKEKYMIFAK; this comes from the coding sequence ATGGAGCAGCAAGAACAGAAAAATATTAAGGAAGATCAAGCAATAGTCCTCGATTTCTTGCCACACGGCTATCCTTTTGAGCAAGCTGCACTTAAAACACCGATAATTCAAGCATTAGGTACAAATCATTTAAGCCTTTTAGAACTTATCCCAAAGAGAGATATATTTGTTCAACCCCATCAAGCAGTTTATATTGGTGAGGGTAAACGAGAAGAAATCCACCACATTAAAGGACGAATCTCACTTGATAAACTTACTTCAACAGCTCGAGAAGAGTTGCATCATGCGGTTGAAAAAATGGTCTCAGATAATGAGCAACGCTTCATTGAGTTTTTTAACAAAGCACAACCATTAAGTATGAGAATGCACCAACTTGAACTTCTTCCTGGTTTAGGAAAGAAGCATATGTGGGAAATTCTTGAAGCACGTAAAGCAAAGCCATTTGAAGGATTTGCTGATTTGAAAGATCGGGTTAAACTATTGCCAGATCCGAAGCAAACTGTTGTTAAGCGTATTTTACTTGAGATTGAAGGTAAAGAGAAGTATATGATTTTTGCGAAGTAG
- a CDS encoding J domain-containing protein, translating into MDLGEAYETLGLDQGATLEEVILAHRTAARKFHPDRNPAGQTQFEKSQQAYRMLRQRVESNDYIPHEALQQICDKLDAIDTFAKRGSFPLATREYNLLESLLQNIPSAYAQLAERIALRYFQEGYTDSLDRSLNIGDISSAVLVYQSAESFAKRIAKSDSAGMEIDTLRTTLSYAYAQSICQDAREGNVLRAKNEYHKARGIFGANPDELQPLEFKNAIREIVNASVRAMARSVTSGDYDHAKRVQKETRYFVETDTWIAAQTKLDLLYEINLTI; encoded by the coding sequence ATGGATTTGGGTGAGGCGTACGAGACGTTAGGGCTAGATCAAGGTGCAACGCTTGAAGAGGTTATACTAGCCCATCGAACTGCTGCAAGGAAATTTCATCCAGATAGGAACCCTGCGGGACAAACACAGTTTGAGAAGAGTCAACAGGCGTATCGAATGTTACGGCAACGCGTAGAGTCAAATGATTATATACCTCACGAAGCATTACAACAAATTTGCGACAAACTTGATGCCATTGATACATTTGCAAAAAGAGGGAGTTTTCCTCTCGCAACAAGGGAATATAACCTGTTGGAAAGCCTACTACAAAACATCCCATCAGCATATGCGCAGTTAGCAGAACGTATTGCGCTGCGATATTTTCAAGAAGGATACACTGATTCTTTAGATAGATCGCTTAACATAGGAGACATTTCTTCTGCAGTATTAGTATATCAATCAGCAGAGTCTTTTGCAAAGAGGATCGCCAAATCAGATTCAGCAGGAATGGAAATAGATACATTGAGAACGACGTTATCTTATGCGTATGCTCAGAGTATTTGTCAAGATGCGCGAGAGGGAAATGTCTTGCGAGCAAAAAATGAATACCATAAAGCTAGAGGCATTTTTGGTGCGAATCCGGATGAATTACAACCATTAGAATTTAAAAATGCCATTAGAGAAATTGTAAATGCTTCTGTTCGTGCCATGGCAAGAAGCGTAACTTCTGGTGATTATGATCATGCGAAAAGAGTTCAAAAAGAAACAAGATATTTTGTTGAAACAGATACCTGGATCGCAGCACAAACTAAGTTGGATTTATTATACGAGATAAATTTGACGATCTAA
- a CDS encoding DUF1328 domain-containing protein — translation MIDLIWLAVVFLIIGVIAYALGAKGLAWFSADMAKLVFWIFIIFFIVTLLFRVLT, via the coding sequence ATGATTGATTTAATTTGGTTAGCAGTGGTCTTTTTAATTATTGGGGTCATTGCATATGCGTTGGGTGCGAAAGGTCTTGCTTGGTTTAGTGCTGACATGGCTAAATTAGTGTTTTGGATCTTCATCATCTTCTTTATCGTGACGCTATTATTTAGAGTACTAACCTAA